One Glandiceps talaboti chromosome 2, keGlaTala1.1, whole genome shotgun sequence genomic region harbors:
- the LOC144453322 gene encoding cytochrome c oxidase assembly protein COX20, mitochondrial-like isoform X2, whose translation MYIQRFFIFKVPCSRTAFLSGIGGGLIGGFAHFMFTSRVKRSADVGMISFTAFTLGSWLYCRYDRAKKRQAQKKIKESFGYMKLEKVNATVSTLPENMDNKPIST comes from the exons agattttttattttcaaggtACCATGTTCAAGAACAGCATTCTTATCTGGGATTGGAGGTGGTTTGATTGGAGGATTTGCACACTTCATGTTTAcaa GTAGGGTCAAGAGATCAGCTGATGTTGGAATGATTTCATTTACAGCTTTCACACTAGGATCATG GTTGTATTGTAGATATGATAGAGCAAAGAAAAGACAAGCTCAAAAGAAAATCAAAGAAAGCTTTGGATACATGAAACTAGAAAAAGTGAATGCAACTGTGTCAACATTACCTGAAAATATGGACAACAAACCCATATCAACGTGA
- the LOC144453322 gene encoding cytochrome c oxidase assembly protein COX20, mitochondrial-like isoform X1: MSEEEIDGGTKERFFIFKVPCSRTAFLSGIGGGLIGGFAHFMFTSRVKRSADVGMISFTAFTLGSWLYCRYDRAKKRQAQKKIKESFGYMKLEKVNATVSTLPENMDNKPIST, from the exons ATGTCGGAGGAAGAAATAGATGGAGGGACAAAGGAG agattttttattttcaaggtACCATGTTCAAGAACAGCATTCTTATCTGGGATTGGAGGTGGTTTGATTGGAGGATTTGCACACTTCATGTTTAcaa GTAGGGTCAAGAGATCAGCTGATGTTGGAATGATTTCATTTACAGCTTTCACACTAGGATCATG GTTGTATTGTAGATATGATAGAGCAAAGAAAAGACAAGCTCAAAAGAAAATCAAAGAAAGCTTTGGATACATGAAACTAGAAAAAGTGAATGCAACTGTGTCAACATTACCTGAAAATATGGACAACAAACCCATATCAACGTGA